The following are from one region of the Amycolatopsis sp. QT-25 genome:
- a CDS encoding GNAT family protein: MRSASSSGPDSVIRGHAASDGRSTGTSPPSPRRLRSRGPTTRLSASRPGSPRGFPSGVTYEIGVGVLPEHRGQGVGTVAQRLLVDYLFGRTTANRIEALTNGGNLGEQKALERLGFRREGVMHGRSFQHGEYVDVLVYGLLRSEHCPGTP; this comes from the coding sequence ATGCGCTCGGCGAGTTCGAGTGGCCCGGATTCGGTGATCCGAGGGCACGCCGCAAGCGATGGGAGATCGACGGGTACATCTCCGCCGAGTCCGCGGCGGTTGCGATCGCGCGGGCCGACGACACGGTTATCGGCATCGCGACCTGGAAGCCCCCGCGGCTTCCCCTCGGGTGTCACCTACGAGATCGGCGTGGGAGTGCTACCCGAGCATCGTGGACAGGGGGTGGGCACGGTGGCGCAGAGGCTGCTCGTGGACTACCTGTTCGGCCGCACGACTGCGAACAGAATCGAAGCCCTCACCAATGGCGGTAACCTCGGCGAGCAGAAAGCCCTCGAACGCCTGGGGTTCCGCCGGGAAGGTGTCATGCACGGCAGGTCCTTCCAACACGGCGAGTATGTCGATGTGCTCGTCTACGGTCTGCTCCGCTCAGAGCATTGTCCGGGAACGCCATGA
- a CDS encoding choice-of-anchor B family protein, with translation MKIVRMIGLAVVTASALVLSMTAASAHDPETAEGQAAARTFLADHVPAERHAVTGTAAGVPCVNGMADKYPCKNVDLLSVLPLSGLGGGNGNDIWGWTDPSSGKEYAIVGRTNGTAFVDLSVPTSPKFLGNLPSNGGSSSWRDMKVYKNHAFIVADFITGHGMQVFDLTRLRTVTTPQTFTADALYREFGPAHNIAINEETGFAYAIGSNTCSGGPHIVDIQNPKAPSKAGCVSQDGYTHDTQCVVYRGPDAAYRGKEICFNANEDTLTIVDVTDKARPVQISRKGYSGAQYSHQGWLTGDQRYFLLDDELDESRGTDKRTKTYVWDLAKLSAPVHTGVYSSPATAIDHNQYIKGQYSYQANYQAGLRILDVSGVASAKLSEVGYFDIYPSGNSANFNGAWSNYPYFSSGIVIVNGIEQGLVVVKPNLGGQ, from the coding sequence ATGAAGATCGTGCGCATGATCGGACTGGCCGTCGTGACGGCCTCCGCGCTGGTGCTGTCCATGACGGCGGCGTCCGCACACGACCCCGAGACGGCGGAGGGACAGGCGGCGGCGAGGACCTTCCTGGCCGACCACGTGCCGGCCGAGCGGCACGCCGTCACCGGTACCGCGGCGGGTGTTCCGTGCGTCAACGGCATGGCCGACAAATACCCGTGCAAGAACGTCGATCTGCTCAGCGTGCTTCCGTTGTCCGGTCTCGGCGGCGGGAACGGCAACGACATCTGGGGCTGGACCGATCCTTCCTCCGGCAAGGAATACGCGATCGTCGGCCGGACCAACGGCACCGCGTTCGTCGACCTGAGCGTCCCGACCTCGCCGAAGTTCCTCGGCAACCTGCCGTCCAACGGCGGCAGCAGTTCGTGGCGGGACATGAAGGTGTACAAGAACCACGCGTTCATCGTGGCCGACTTCATCACCGGGCACGGTATGCAGGTGTTCGACCTGACCAGACTGCGCACGGTCACCACTCCGCAGACCTTCACCGCCGACGCGCTGTACCGGGAATTCGGTCCGGCGCACAACATCGCGATCAACGAGGAGACCGGTTTCGCCTACGCGATCGGCTCCAACACGTGCAGCGGCGGTCCGCACATCGTCGACATCCAGAACCCGAAGGCGCCGTCCAAGGCGGGCTGTGTTTCGCAGGACGGCTACACCCACGACACGCAGTGCGTCGTCTACCGGGGACCGGACGCGGCGTACCGCGGCAAGGAAATCTGCTTCAACGCCAACGAGGACACGCTGACCATCGTCGACGTCACCGACAAGGCGAGGCCGGTCCAGATCTCCCGCAAGGGCTACTCGGGCGCGCAGTACTCGCACCAGGGCTGGCTGACCGGCGACCAGCGGTACTTCCTGCTGGACGACGAACTGGACGAGTCGCGCGGCACCGACAAGCGCACCAAGACCTACGTCTGGGATTTGGCGAAGCTGTCCGCCCCGGTGCACACCGGCGTCTACAGTTCACCGGCCACCGCGATCGACCACAACCAGTACATCAAGGGCCAGTACTCCTACCAGGCGAACTACCAGGCGGGGCTGCGCATCCTCGACGTCAGCGGGGTCGCTTCGGCGAAGCTGTCCGAAGTCGGCTACTTCGACATCTACCCTTCGGGCAACTCCGCGAACTTCAACGGGGCGTGGAGCAATTACCCGTACTTCTCCAGCGGCATCGTCATCGTCAACGGCATCGAGCAGGGCCTGGTCGTGGTGAAGCCGAACCTCGGCGGGCAGTGA
- a CDS encoding precorrin-3B C(17)-methyltransferase: MPRRGLRSSRVRGRQLHDQGRVAARFRPVLAEFPPGPATGSATDRQSTDPAGQQAAAAALDCSAGPDPLDGRDDPALPLVSCDRVEGRRYLLGPAFLTGADLSRANARLDTRSGGPFVGLSFTDAGARTWADWTAGNVGKQVAMVLKSRVLTAPMIQSAITGGETQITGKFTMNDARQLARDIAGA, translated from the coding sequence TTGCCAAGGCGGGGTCTCCGGTCAAGCCGAGTCCGAGGGCGACAGCTTCACGATCAAGGACGGGTCGCGGCTCGGTTCCGGCCGGTCCTGGCCGAGTTCCCGCCGGGTCCGGCGACAGGTTCGGCGACCGACCGGCAGAGCACCGATCCCGCCGGGCAACAGGCCGCCGCGGCGGCGCTGGACTGCTCGGCGGGTCCGGATCCGCTGGACGGCCGGGACGATCCGGCGCTCCCGCTGGTCAGCTGCGACCGCGTGGAGGGCAGGAGATACCTGCTCGGCCCGGCGTTCCTCACCGGAGCCGACCTCAGCCGCGCGAACGCCCGGCTCGACACGCGGTCGGGAGGCCCGTTCGTCGGGCTCAGCTTCACCGACGCGGGCGCGCGGACGTGGGCCGACTGGACCGCCGGGAACGTCGGCAAGCAGGTCGCGATGGTGCTGAAGAGCCGCGTGCTGACCGCGCCGATGATCCAGTCCGCCATCACCGGCGGGGAAACCCAGATCACCGGCAAGTTCACCATGAACGATGCCCGCCAACTGGCACGCGACATCGCCGGCGCCTGA
- a CDS encoding LLM class flavin-dependent oxidoreductase, whose amino-acid sequence MGYEILGTRQEPTFGLDTFGDVENGRDGQPVSQAEAIRQVVAEGVLADQVGVDYFGVGEHHRAEMAVSSPDVVLAAIAGRTERLRLGTAVTVLSSDDPVRVYERFATLDAVSRGRAEVTLGRGSFTESFPLFGYSLDDYEVLFAEKLDLFTRLQGEKPVDWSGTVRPALEGAQAFPVTEAGGLPAWVGVGGTPQSVVRAAAYGLPLVMAVIGGSPERFTPLADLYRRAVKEAGHQELPISMHSPGHVAETDELAVAQHFAHHQAAFAKIGAERGWGPMSRADYDAMAGSRGALFVGSPDTVAQKIAWAVRTLGLSRFQLKYSVGALPHEQRLNSIRLYGEQVVPRVRELLG is encoded by the coding sequence ATGGGTTACGAGATCCTGGGCACCCGGCAAGAGCCGACCTTCGGCCTGGACACGTTCGGCGACGTCGAGAACGGCAGGGACGGCCAGCCGGTGAGCCAGGCCGAAGCCATCCGTCAGGTCGTGGCCGAGGGCGTCCTCGCCGACCAGGTGGGCGTGGACTACTTCGGCGTCGGCGAACATCACCGCGCGGAGATGGCGGTGTCCTCGCCGGACGTCGTGCTGGCCGCGATCGCGGGGCGGACCGAACGGCTCCGGCTGGGCACGGCCGTCACGGTGCTCAGCTCGGACGACCCGGTGCGGGTGTACGAGCGATTCGCCACGCTGGACGCCGTTTCCCGTGGCCGCGCCGAAGTCACGCTCGGCCGGGGCTCGTTCACCGAGTCGTTCCCGCTGTTCGGCTATTCGCTGGACGACTACGAAGTGCTCTTCGCCGAGAAACTCGACCTGTTCACCCGGTTGCAGGGGGAGAAGCCGGTCGACTGGTCCGGGACCGTCCGTCCCGCGCTGGAAGGCGCGCAGGCGTTCCCGGTCACCGAAGCGGGCGGTCTGCCCGCCTGGGTCGGCGTCGGCGGGACCCCGCAGTCCGTGGTCCGCGCGGCCGCGTACGGCCTGCCGCTGGTGATGGCCGTGATCGGCGGGTCGCCGGAGCGGTTCACCCCGCTCGCGGACCTGTACCGGCGTGCGGTGAAGGAGGCCGGTCATCAGGAGCTGCCGATCTCGATGCACAGCCCTGGACATGTCGCCGAGACCGACGAGCTGGCCGTCGCCCAGCATTTCGCGCATCACCAGGCCGCTTTCGCCAAGATCGGCGCCGAACGGGGCTGGGGCCCGATGTCCCGTGCCGACTACGACGCCATGGCCGGGTCGCGCGGCGCGCTGTTCGTCGGCTCGCCGGATACCGTCGCGCAAAAGATCGCGTGGGCGGTGCGGACCCTTGGCCTGTCGCGATTCCAGCTCAAATACAGCGTCGGCGCGCTTCCGCACGAGCAGCGCCTGAACTCGATCCGGCTCTACGGCGAACAGGTCGTCCCGCGCGTGAGGGAACTGCTCGGCTAG
- a CDS encoding AraC family transcriptional regulator, with translation MVFDSERFDLQPYTGFDMSRYVRRTSCSWEDSGWKSLLVQRFEHVPVADDLRLPAVADLHLVLPLSGRAVMETRGEGRWIRHQWGPGRLELAVPGKPVLRRYRGDASMRSLQVHIPGPSVEAVAARLGGRAVDHEAMAASVAGGDPLLDELVRAVGNARENDDLYAESAAAFLTVHLLTRHARKPDPPSGGREDERVRAAVAMMRDRLGDPLSVAEIADEVHLSVYHFIRVFKEKTGETPHRFLGGLRIEEARRLLRGTDLPIARIAERCGFTTPGALSAAFLRHTGARPSDYRNS, from the coding sequence GTGGTGTTCGATTCCGAGCGATTCGACCTTCAGCCCTACACCGGTTTCGACATGTCCCGTTACGTCCGGCGGACCTCGTGCAGTTGGGAGGATTCCGGTTGGAAGTCGCTGCTCGTCCAGCGGTTCGAGCACGTTCCGGTCGCCGACGACCTGCGGCTGCCCGCCGTCGCGGATCTCCATCTCGTCCTGCCGCTTTCGGGACGGGCGGTGATGGAGACCCGCGGCGAAGGCCGGTGGATTCGCCACCAGTGGGGGCCGGGACGGCTCGAACTCGCCGTTCCCGGCAAGCCGGTGCTGCGCCGCTACCGCGGGGACGCCTCGATGCGCAGCCTGCAGGTGCACATCCCGGGTCCCTCGGTGGAGGCGGTCGCCGCGCGGCTGGGCGGCCGTGCGGTGGACCACGAAGCGATGGCGGCGTCCGTGGCCGGGGGAGATCCGTTGCTCGACGAACTGGTGCGGGCGGTCGGGAACGCGAGGGAGAACGACGACCTCTACGCCGAATCCGCGGCCGCCTTCCTCACCGTGCACCTGCTCACGCGCCACGCGCGGAAACCGGACCCCCCGAGCGGCGGCCGGGAGGACGAACGGGTCCGCGCCGCCGTCGCGATGATGCGTGACCGGCTGGGTGACCCGCTCAGCGTCGCCGAAATCGCCGATGAGGTACATCTGAGCGTCTACCACTTCATCCGGGTCTTCAAAGAGAAGACCGGTGAGACACCGCATCGTTTCCTCGGCGGGCTCCGCATCGAGGAGGCGCGCAGACTGCTGCGCGGCACCGACCTCCCGATCGCGCGGATCGCGGAAAGGTGCGGGTTCACCACTCCCGGCGCCT